A stretch of the Oceanicola sp. D3 genome encodes the following:
- a CDS encoding DUF2126 domain-containing protein produces the protein MAILASIYHLTHYKYDRPVTLNPQIIRLRPAPHSRTRVLSHSLKVSPGGHFVNHQQDPYGNWLSRFVFPEPVRELKIEVDLTADMTVYNPFDFFVEESAEKWPFDYPEDLREDLSIYRRPEPEGPKLAQFIGGLNFGTDGTVDFLVALNAHVSQVVNYTIRMEPGVQTPEETLTIKSGSCRDSSWLLVQTLRHLGFAARFVSGYLIQLKPDVKALDGPSGTDVDFTDLHAWVEVYIPGAGWIGLDPTSGLLTGESHIPLAATPHYCNAAPITGGFAAAGTPEVDFAFDMKIDRVAEHPRITKPFSDESWARLNALGEKVDEDLKAADARLTMGGEPTFVSIDDFEGEEWNTAAVGPEKRALADQLIRRLRDRFAPGGFLHYGQGKWYPGETLPRWTFSLYWRRDEKPIWSDDALIAEEKQDTGATAEDSQKFLEGMAKNLGVDADYVAPAYEDPAEWIIKEGNLPENVTPENSKLKDPEERARIAKVFERGLTEAAGHVLPIQRWQAKASGHKWRSEKWKLRRGKVFLVPGDSAVGYRLPLGTLPYVKPSEFPYTYVTDPSVERGALPDYHDEAGDALPESSEERKQPVSAPQATGPTQEVVEQELGSIGGAVRTAISVEPREGRLCVFMPPVEDAEDYLDLLAAAETTAKDMGLPIHIEGYAPPHDPRINVIRVAPDPGVIEVNIHPAYDWQDCVATTEAIYEEARNCRLGADKFMIDGRHTGTGGGNHVVVGGATPTDSPFIRRPDLLKSLILIWQRHPSLSYLFSGMFIGPTSQAPRIDEARHDTLYELEMALAQVPKPGEGDMPPPWLVDRLFRNMLTDVTGNTHRAEICIDKLYSPDGPTGRLGLVEFRGFEMPPHPRMNLAQQLLIRAIIARCWKAPVEGKPVRWGTVLHDRYMMPEFLWADFLKLLEDLAQHGYELDPVWYEAQAEFRFPFCGQVEVEGAHLEVRQALEPWHVLGETGAIGGTVRYTDSSVERLQVKLTTQHQGRYRIMVNKRPVPLSAGNESGTHVGAVRYKAWQPPEALHPVLPVNTPLHFDIYDDWTGRPIGGCTYHVAHPGGRNYETFPVNGNEAEARRLARFEPYGHAPGAYRPAPERPHPEFPCTLDLRRDPRLDA, from the coding sequence ATGGCCATTCTCGCAAGCATCTATCACCTGACGCATTACAAGTATGACCGCCCTGTTACCCTCAACCCCCAGATAATACGCCTGCGCCCGGCCCCGCATTCGCGCACCCGGGTTCTGTCGCACAGCCTCAAGGTCTCTCCGGGCGGCCACTTCGTGAACCACCAGCAGGATCCCTACGGCAACTGGCTGTCGCGCTTTGTCTTTCCCGAGCCGGTCCGCGAACTGAAGATCGAGGTGGACCTGACGGCGGATATGACCGTCTACAACCCCTTCGACTTCTTCGTCGAAGAGAGCGCCGAAAAGTGGCCCTTCGACTACCCCGAAGACCTGCGCGAAGACCTGTCCATCTACCGCCGCCCGGAGCCCGAAGGCCCCAAGCTGGCGCAGTTTATCGGTGGGCTCAACTTCGGCACCGACGGCACCGTGGATTTCTTGGTCGCGCTCAACGCCCATGTCTCGCAGGTGGTAAATTATACCATCCGCATGGAGCCCGGCGTGCAAACGCCCGAAGAGACGCTCACCATCAAGTCCGGCTCCTGCCGCGACAGCTCTTGGCTGCTGGTGCAGACCCTCCGCCACCTCGGGTTCGCCGCCCGTTTCGTCTCAGGCTACCTGATACAGCTCAAGCCGGACGTGAAGGCGCTTGATGGCCCTTCTGGCACCGATGTCGATTTCACCGACCTGCACGCATGGGTCGAGGTCTACATCCCCGGCGCTGGCTGGATCGGGCTCGACCCAACCTCCGGCCTGCTGACGGGCGAAAGCCACATTCCGCTGGCCGCCACCCCGCACTACTGCAACGCCGCGCCGATCACCGGAGGTTTTGCTGCCGCGGGCACCCCCGAAGTTGATTTCGCCTTCGACATGAAGATCGACCGCGTGGCCGAGCACCCGCGCATCACCAAGCCCTTTTCCGACGAGTCCTGGGCCCGGCTGAACGCATTGGGCGAGAAGGTGGATGAAGATCTCAAAGCCGCCGACGCCCGGCTGACCATGGGCGGCGAGCCCACCTTCGTTTCCATCGACGATTTCGAGGGCGAAGAGTGGAACACCGCCGCCGTCGGCCCCGAAAAACGCGCATTGGCCGACCAACTGATCCGCCGCCTGCGCGACCGTTTCGCCCCCGGCGGCTTCCTGCACTACGGCCAAGGCAAGTGGTATCCGGGTGAAACCCTGCCACGGTGGACCTTCTCGCTCTACTGGCGCCGGGACGAAAAGCCGATCTGGTCCGATGACGCGCTGATTGCCGAAGAAAAGCAAGACACTGGCGCCACAGCCGAGGATTCGCAGAAATTCCTTGAGGGCATGGCGAAAAACCTTGGCGTCGACGCCGATTACGTTGCCCCCGCCTACGAAGACCCCGCCGAGTGGATCATCAAGGAAGGCAACCTGCCCGAAAACGTCACCCCCGAGAACTCCAAGCTGAAAGACCCGGAGGAACGCGCTCGCATTGCCAAGGTCTTCGAGCGCGGGCTGACGGAGGCGGCCGGCCACGTGCTGCCAATCCAGCGCTGGCAGGCCAAGGCGAGTGGCCACAAATGGCGCTCTGAAAAGTGGAAGCTGCGGCGCGGCAAGGTCTTTCTGGTTCCGGGCGACAGTGCCGTTGGCTACCGCCTGCCCCTCGGCACCCTGCCCTACGTCAAGCCCTCAGAATTTCCCTACACCTACGTTACCGACCCTTCGGTCGAGCGCGGCGCGCTGCCCGATTACCATGACGAGGCGGGGGATGCGCTGCCCGAGAGCAGCGAGGAGCGCAAGCAGCCCGTGTCGGCCCCGCAGGCCACAGGCCCCACGCAAGAAGTTGTGGAGCAGGAGCTTGGCAGCATCGGAGGTGCCGTGCGCACCGCGATTTCTGTAGAGCCACGCGAGGGGCGTCTCTGCGTGTTCATGCCGCCCGTTGAGGACGCCGAAGACTATCTCGACCTGCTCGCCGCAGCCGAGACGACCGCAAAGGACATGGGCCTGCCGATCCATATCGAGGGGTACGCCCCGCCACATGACCCGCGCATCAACGTCATCCGCGTCGCCCCCGATCCGGGGGTGATCGAGGTCAACATCCACCCGGCCTACGACTGGCAGGACTGTGTGGCGACGACCGAGGCTATCTACGAAGAGGCGCGCAATTGTCGCCTTGGGGCCGACAAGTTCATGATCGACGGGCGCCACACCGGCACCGGCGGAGGAAACCACGTGGTTGTCGGCGGGGCCACGCCCACCGACAGCCCCTTCATCCGCCGCCCCGATCTGCTGAAGTCGCTCATCCTGATCTGGCAGCGCCACCCGTCGCTCTCTTACCTCTTCTCGGGCATGTTCATCGGCCCAACCTCGCAGGCCCCGCGCATTGACGAGGCCCGGCATGACACGCTCTACGAGCTGGAAATGGCGCTGGCGCAAGTGCCCAAGCCCGGCGAGGGAGACATGCCCCCGCCTTGGCTGGTCGACAGGCTCTTCCGCAACATGCTGACAGACGTCACCGGCAACACGCATCGCGCCGAGATCTGCATCGACAAGCTCTATTCACCCGATGGCCCCACCGGCCGCCTCGGGCTGGTGGAATTCCGCGGCTTCGAAATGCCGCCACACCCGCGGATGAACCTCGCGCAGCAATTGCTCATCCGCGCCATCATTGCCCGTTGCTGGAAGGCTCCGGTTGAGGGCAAACCGGTGCGCTGGGGCACCGTCCTGCATGATCGGTACATGATGCCAGAGTTCCTCTGGGCCGACTTCCTCAAGCTGCTGGAAGACCTCGCGCAGCACGGCTACGAGCTGGACCCTGTCTGGTACGAGGCGCAGGCCGAGTTCCGCTTTCCGTTCTGCGGACAGGTCGAGGTGGAAGGCGCGCATCTGGAAGTGCGGCAAGCACTTGAGCCGTGGCATGTGCTCGGCGAAACCGGCGCCATCGGCGGCACGGTGCGCTACACCGACAGTTCGGTCGAGCGGCTTCAGGTCAAGCTCACAACCCAGCATCAGGGCCGCTACCGGATCATGGTCAACAAACGCCCTGTGCCGCTGAGCGCGGGCAACGAGAGTGGCACTCACGTCGGCGCGGTGCGCTACAAGGCCTGGCAGCCGCCCGAGGCGTTGCACCCGGTGCTGCCGGTCAATACGCCGCTGCACTTCGACATCTACGATGATTGGACAGGCCGGCCCATCGGTGGCTGCACCTATCACGTGGCTCACCCCGGCGGGCGCAACTACGAGACCTTCCCGGTCAACGGCAACGAGGCCGAGGCGCGCCGCCTTGCGCGGTTCGAGCCCTACGGCCACGCCCCCGGCGCCTATCGCCCGGCGCCCGAGCGCCCGCATCCCGAGTTTCCCTGCACGCTCGACCTGCGGCGAGATCCGAGGCTTGACGCTTGA
- a CDS encoding ABC transporter ATP-binding protein, with protein sequence MSDAILNIHRLVAGYGTGAVLNDLSLALPRGKITAIVGANACGKSTLLRAMSRLLKPEAGEVLLDGQPVHAVPPRRLAQRLGLLPQSPIAPEGITVLDLVSRGRHPHQGLFGRWTAADEAAVAEALEMTGIAPLADRFVDDLSGGQRQRVWIAMALAQQTEVLLLDEPTTFLDINHQVEVLDLLTDLNRARGTTVVMVLHDLNLAARYADTLVAVAAGRVHSAGPPEAILTEKMVADVFGLTARITPDPVTQKPMMVPIGRHGSKPPRPITEPSPKGTPA encoded by the coding sequence GTGAGTGACGCTATCCTGAACATCCATCGCTTGGTCGCGGGCTACGGCACCGGGGCCGTGCTGAACGACCTCAGCCTCGCTCTGCCGCGCGGCAAGATCACCGCCATCGTCGGGGCCAACGCCTGTGGCAAGTCCACCCTGTTGCGCGCCATGTCGCGCCTGCTCAAGCCCGAGGCCGGGGAGGTGCTGCTCGACGGGCAGCCGGTTCATGCGGTGCCGCCGCGCAGGCTTGCGCAGCGGCTCGGCCTGTTGCCGCAATCCCCCATCGCACCCGAGGGCATCACCGTGCTCGATCTCGTCAGCCGAGGCCGTCACCCGCACCAAGGCCTGTTCGGCCGCTGGACCGCAGCCGATGAGGCCGCCGTCGCCGAGGCTCTGGAGATGACGGGCATCGCCCCCCTCGCAGACCGCTTCGTCGACGATCTCTCCGGCGGGCAACGCCAGCGCGTGTGGATCGCCATGGCCCTCGCCCAGCAAACCGAAGTGCTCCTGCTCGATGAGCCAACCACCTTTCTCGACATCAACCATCAGGTCGAAGTGCTCGATCTGCTGACCGACCTGAACCGCGCGCGCGGCACCACCGTGGTGATGGTGCTGCATGACCTCAACCTCGCCGCCCGCTATGCCGATACGCTGGTCGCCGTGGCCGCAGGCCGGGTGCACTCCGCCGGGCCACCCGAAGCGATTCTCACCGAAAAGATGGTGGCCGATGTCTTCGGACTCACCGCCCGCATCACGCCAGACCCGGTAACGCAAAAGCCGATGATGGTTCCGATCGGTCGCCACGGCAGCAAGCCACCCCGCCCGATCACTGAGCCAAGCCCAAAGGGAACCCCAGCATGA
- a CDS encoding siderophore-interacting protein: protein MKHSSVAEFCHDEGQRLLSFWRAEYTEHQMDPQEPAPGTLVADAGFVRVTVKVEERACQIEVAADDESILPDVRTGISLHMAEFDPALPPLTWSGQSKAGALPPTLAIGEVSGCTPLGRAWWRMSVALSPDGYSRFASDDHWHFRLLRAKGRHQPPVWPRLDENGVIQWPEGDQKLTDRVFTARACDPEAQSITFDIFRHPGGPTSDWAATRPLGQTVGLMGPGAKTGPEVVDATDVLLVGGDETSAPAILRALARLPAGTAGEVFLLVGSEADKQPSPPGPRLNWLLRSEGATEETLTSSMRAALTSAPPSTRLWFAASKQAARNIRTFALQTAQLPKSRVHSVSYWS from the coding sequence ATGAAACACAGCTCCGTTGCCGAGTTCTGCCACGACGAAGGCCAAAGGCTGCTCTCCTTCTGGCGCGCTGAATATACCGAACACCAGATGGATCCGCAGGAACCCGCGCCCGGAACGCTCGTGGCCGATGCCGGGTTCGTCCGGGTGACAGTCAAGGTCGAGGAGCGGGCCTGCCAGATCGAAGTGGCTGCGGATGACGAGAGCATTCTTCCAGACGTCCGCACGGGCATTTCCCTGCATATGGCAGAATTCGATCCGGCGCTGCCGCCGCTCACCTGGTCGGGCCAAAGCAAGGCCGGCGCATTGCCCCCCACACTCGCCATCGGCGAGGTCTCTGGCTGCACGCCGCTGGGCAGGGCATGGTGGCGGATGTCGGTCGCGCTCTCGCCGGATGGCTACAGCCGTTTTGCGAGCGACGACCATTGGCACTTTCGCTTGCTCCGCGCGAAAGGGCGCCATCAGCCGCCCGTTTGGCCAAGGCTCGACGAGAACGGCGTGATCCAATGGCCCGAGGGCGACCAGAAGCTGACAGACCGTGTCTTCACCGCCCGCGCCTGCGATCCAGAGGCGCAGAGCATCACATTCGACATCTTTCGCCACCCCGGCGGGCCCACGTCCGACTGGGCCGCAACGCGCCCCCTCGGCCAAACAGTCGGCTTGATGGGGCCGGGCGCAAAGACCGGGCCGGAGGTGGTGGATGCAACCGATGTGCTGCTGGTCGGCGGCGACGAAACCTCGGCACCGGCAATCCTGCGCGCTCTGGCAAGGCTCCCCGCAGGCACGGCTGGCGAAGTCTTCCTCTTGGTCGGCTCAGAGGCAGACAAACAACCATCGCCACCCGGCCCAAGGCTCAACTGGCTCCTGCGCTCCGAGGGCGCAACAGAAGAAACCCTCACATCCTCGATGCGCGCAGCGCTCACTAGCGCACCGCCCTCCACCCGGCTCTGGTTCGCCGCAAGCAAACAAGCCGCACGAAACATCCGCACCTTCGCCCTCCAAACGGCACAGCTCCCCAAGTCACGGGTTCATTCCGTCAGCTACTGGTCCTAG
- a CDS encoding ABC transporter permease, with product MSPRLRKVAVPVAAVVVFLILWEFLVWAMGWPNYKMASPSDLVPAYTRYWELFLVMGWQTLWRTVMGLVLAIIVGVAIGMVMGFSRVMREALYPLLVGFNAIPKATVVPIVALMFVGAHDFNTVLIAFMISFFPIAVSISIGLSTLEPEYRDILRALGASQSTIFWKIALPKTLPEFFGALKVAVTLAFIGTNLMEIVSPHGRGLGALFDSGKTNSDYPLMFAVLIALAALGILLYYIVVWLESIFAGWAERAPG from the coding sequence ATGAGCCCGCGATTGCGCAAGGTGGCGGTGCCCGTGGCGGCTGTTGTCGTCTTCCTGATCCTATGGGAATTCCTTGTTTGGGCAATGGGTTGGCCGAATTACAAGATGGCGTCGCCATCAGACCTGGTGCCTGCCTACACCCGCTACTGGGAGCTGTTCCTTGTGATGGGCTGGCAGACGCTTTGGCGCACGGTGATGGGGCTGGTCCTTGCCATCATCGTTGGCGTGGCCATTGGCATGGTGATGGGCTTTTCGCGCGTGATGCGGGAGGCGCTTTACCCCTTGTTGGTGGGCTTCAACGCCATACCCAAGGCGACGGTGGTGCCCATCGTGGCGCTGATGTTCGTCGGGGCGCATGACTTCAACACGGTGCTGATTGCCTTCATGATCAGCTTCTTCCCGATTGCCGTGAGCATCAGCATCGGGCTCAGCACGCTGGAGCCGGAATATCGTGATATTCTAAGGGCTTTGGGGGCCTCGCAGAGCACGATCTTCTGGAAGATCGCCCTGCCGAAAACGCTGCCGGAGTTCTTTGGCGCGCTCAAGGTGGCGGTGACGCTGGCCTTCATCGGAACCAACCTGATGGAGATCGTTTCGCCCCACGGGAGAGGGCTTGGCGCGCTGTTTGATAGCGGCAAGACCAACTCGGATTATCCGCTGATGTTTGCGGTTCTGATCGCCCTCGCGGCGCTGGGCATCCTGCTCTATTACATCGTGGTCTGGCTGGAGAGCATCTTTGCCGGTTGGGCGGAGCGCGCGCCGGGGTAA
- a CDS encoding iron chelate uptake ABC transporter family permease subunit, translating into MRHRLHNRRRMVLAALLALVLSAAALTLTTGQSFIPPSTVLHTLLGSTDGSEAFTINVLRGPRVLVSVLAGMCFGMGGVAFQTLLRNPLASPDIIGISSGASAAAVFCIVMLSASGTLVAVVAVAAGLGVALLIFLLSWKGGAAGARLILVGIGVSAMLQSFTAYVLTQAPSWSLQQALRWMTGSVNGAQLSQALPLALALLVFGGALLAVRRNLETLRMGDDMAAGLGVGVGLTRLTVICAGVGLVAFATAATGPIAFVAFLSGPIATRLTRNGGSLLLPAALTGAALVLLADFAGQVLLPARYPVGIVTGVLGAPYLIALILREDRSRGAL; encoded by the coding sequence ATGCGCCACAGGCTGCACAATCGCCGCCGCATGGTGCTGGCGGCCCTCTTGGCCCTCGTCCTCAGCGCTGCGGCGCTGACCCTGACAACCGGGCAATCCTTCATCCCGCCGTCGACCGTGCTCCACACGCTTCTCGGCAGCACAGACGGGAGCGAGGCCTTCACAATCAACGTGTTGCGCGGGCCGCGCGTGCTGGTCTCCGTGCTGGCGGGCATGTGTTTCGGCATGGGGGGCGTCGCCTTCCAAACGCTCCTGCGCAACCCGCTCGCCAGCCCCGATATCATCGGCATCAGCTCCGGTGCCAGCGCAGCCGCCGTGTTCTGCATCGTCATGCTCTCCGCATCCGGCACCTTGGTGGCAGTCGTCGCTGTCGCAGCGGGGCTGGGGGTGGCCCTGCTGATCTTCCTGCTCTCGTGGAAGGGCGGCGCTGCGGGGGCGCGGCTGATCCTCGTGGGCATCGGCGTGTCGGCCATGCTGCAAAGTTTCACCGCCTATGTGCTGACGCAGGCCCCAAGCTGGTCACTCCAACAAGCCCTTCGCTGGATGACCGGCTCGGTCAACGGCGCACAGCTTTCCCAAGCGCTGCCGCTCGCGCTTGCCCTGCTGGTCTTCGGCGGGGCACTCCTCGCGGTGCGGCGCAATCTTGAAACCCTGCGCATGGGCGATGACATGGCCGCAGGGCTCGGCGTCGGCGTTGGCCTCACGCGGCTCACCGTCATCTGCGCCGGGGTCGGGCTGGTCGCCTTTGCCACGGCCGCCACAGGGCCAATCGCCTTCGTCGCCTTTCTCTCCGGCCCAATCGCCACCCGCCTGACTCGCAATGGCGGCTCTCTGCTGCTGCCTGCCGCCCTCACCGGGGCAGCGCTGGTGCTGCTGGCCGATTTTGCAGGGCAGGTGCTGCTGCCCGCCCGCTACCCGGTTGGCATCGTCACAGGCGTGCTCGGTGCGCCCTACCTCATCGCCCTGATCCTCAGGGAAGATCGCTCAAGAGGTGCCCTGTGA
- a CDS encoding iron ABC transporter permease, translating to MPPIRPHQSRRAAWFVILAALLALAALASLTFGARVTSLADLRAALIGTPQTMGEVAVASRVPRTALAALAGAALGLAGAGMQGLTRNPLADPGILGVNAGAALAVVITLASVGLGSPQGYILAATLGAGLAAAGVYIIASLGAGGATPLKLALAGAALTAALTSLTTAVVLPRGDIAGLVQSWLVGGVGGATWDRVTPLLPFLALGAALSLVSARKLNLLALGDDTAAGLGETAWRARAMAALGAVILCGATTAACGPIGFVGLVVPHLCRLLLGVDYRWILPASALSGAVLLLLADVAGRIVARPAELDVGIVTAFIGAPVFIWIVRRKRVAAL from the coding sequence ATGCCCCCGATCCGGCCCCATCAGAGCCGCAGAGCGGCGTGGTTTGTCATTCTGGCGGCGCTGCTTGCGCTCGCGGCCTTGGCGTCGCTCACCTTCGGTGCGCGGGTAACATCGCTGGCCGATCTCAGGGCGGCGCTCATCGGCACCCCGCAAACCATGGGCGAAGTGGCCGTCGCAAGCCGCGTGCCCCGCACTGCGCTCGCCGCGCTTGCGGGGGCGGCGCTGGGGCTTGCGGGCGCGGGGATGCAGGGGCTCACCCGCAATCCGCTGGCCGATCCGGGCATTCTGGGCGTCAACGCTGGCGCGGCACTGGCCGTGGTGATCACACTGGCGAGCGTTGGACTCGGGTCACCGCAGGGCTACATCCTCGCGGCCACCCTCGGAGCAGGCCTCGCCGCCGCGGGTGTCTATATCATCGCCAGCCTCGGCGCTGGTGGGGCGACCCCGCTCAAACTGGCGCTCGCGGGGGCTGCGCTAACAGCAGCACTCACCTCCCTGACCACCGCAGTCGTCCTGCCCCGAGGGGACATCGCCGGGCTGGTGCAATCCTGGCTCGTGGGCGGTGTCGGCGGCGCAACATGGGACAGGGTCACGCCGCTGCTGCCCTTCCTCGCTCTCGGGGCCGCCCTCTCGCTTGTATCAGCGCGCAAGCTCAACCTGCTCGCCCTCGGCGATGACACCGCAGCAGGCTTGGGTGAAACCGCATGGCGCGCGCGGGCGATGGCCGCGCTCGGCGCCGTCATTCTCTGTGGCGCCACTACAGCCGCCTGCGGACCCATCGGCTTTGTCGGCCTGGTCGTGCCGCATCTCTGCCGCCTGCTGCTCGGCGTGGATTACCGCTGGATCCTGCCCGCCTCCGCGCTCAGCGGTGCCGTCTTGCTGCTCCTCGCCGATGTCGCCGGGCGGATTGTCGCGCGCCCGGCAGAGCTTGATGTGGGCATCGTCACCGCCTTTATCGGCGCACCGGTGTTTATCTGGATCGTGCGGCGCAAACGGGTGGCAGCACTGTGA
- a CDS encoding ABC transporter ATP-binding protein codes for MTNLIEIKGVRHAYQTPSGPLPVLDGLDVAVPEGGFVAVVGPSGCGKSTLTRLVAGLMKPDEGEVWLHGERVKGPRATVGMAFQNPVLLEWRSILKNVMLPLEIVPTKMGRKEQEERARYLLSLVGLEGFEDKRPSELSGGMRQRASLCRALVHKPEVLILDEPFGALDAFTREDLWQTMQKVKEAEPFTGVLITHDLRESIYLADQVVVLSGRPARTQYVLDVPDRGHDIEQLYTPESAEMLAILRHQIEVAQGRAPAEEGAA; via the coding sequence ATGACGAACCTTATAGAAATCAAGGGCGTGCGCCACGCCTACCAAACCCCAAGCGGGCCGTTGCCGGTGCTGGACGGGTTGGATGTGGCGGTGCCCGAAGGTGGCTTTGTGGCCGTGGTCGGACCGTCAGGCTGTGGCAAGTCCACGCTGACGCGGTTGGTCGCGGGGCTGATGAAGCCCGATGAGGGTGAGGTTTGGCTGCATGGCGAGCGGGTGAAGGGGCCACGTGCGACGGTGGGCATGGCCTTCCAGAACCCGGTGCTGCTGGAGTGGCGCTCGATCCTGAAGAACGTGATGCTGCCGCTGGAGATTGTGCCCACCAAGATGGGCCGGAAAGAGCAGGAAGAGCGGGCGCGTTACCTGCTTTCTCTCGTTGGGTTGGAGGGGTTTGAAGACAAGCGCCCAAGCGAGCTTTCGGGCGGGATGCGCCAGCGGGCGAGCCTGTGCCGCGCCCTTGTTCACAAGCCTGAAGTGTTGATTTTGGATGAGCCGTTTGGCGCGCTGGATGCCTTCACCCGGGAGGACCTGTGGCAGACGATGCAGAAGGTGAAAGAGGCGGAGCCCTTCACCGGCGTACTCATCACCCACGACCTGCGCGAAAGCATCTATCTCGCCGATCAGGTGGTGGTGCTTTCGGGCCGCCCCGCCCGCACCCAATACGTGCTGGATGTGCCGGACCGGGGGCATGATATCGAGCAGCTATATACGCCTGAATCGGCGGAAATGCTGGCCATTCTGCGGCACCAGATCGAGGTGGCGCAGGGGCGGGCTCCGGCTGAGGAGGGCGCGGCATGA
- a CDS encoding ABC transporter substrate-binding protein — translation MALPFALDWKFEGPSAPYFAAIDNGHFEENGLSVEITAGSGSLDAIPKVATGAFPVGFADINSLIKFLDQNPGAPVTAVMMIYDKPPFAVIGRKSLGVSEPKDLEGKVLGAPPPDGAWAQFPIFAAENGLDMATITVEPVGFPTREPMLAEGNVAAITGFSFSSYLNLVRLGIEEDDISTILMADYGVDLYGNAIIVNTEWAAENGDALKGFLAAVAAGWKDAIADPAAATASLIERNPAADAALEQRRLQLSIDANVATDYAMESGFGTIDEDRLASSVEQIKTTYEFVNEPDVSLYFTEEYLPEGGFALK, via the coding sequence ATGGCGTTGCCATTCGCCCTCGACTGGAAGTTCGAAGGCCCCTCGGCCCCCTATTTCGCCGCCATCGACAACGGCCACTTCGAAGAGAATGGCCTCTCCGTCGAGATCACCGCAGGCTCCGGCTCGCTCGATGCGATCCCCAAGGTGGCCACCGGTGCCTTCCCGGTAGGCTTTGCCGATATCAACTCGCTCATCAAGTTCCTCGACCAGAACCCCGGCGCGCCCGTGACGGCGGTGATGATGATCTACGACAAGCCGCCCTTTGCCGTGATTGGGCGCAAATCGCTCGGCGTTTCCGAACCCAAAGACCTTGAGGGCAAAGTGCTCGGCGCGCCGCCGCCCGATGGCGCATGGGCGCAGTTCCCGATCTTTGCCGCCGAGAACGGGCTCGATATGGCCACGATCACGGTGGAGCCCGTAGGCTTCCCGACCCGTGAGCCGATGCTGGCCGAAGGCAATGTGGCCGCGATCACCGGCTTCTCGTTCAGCTCCTACCTGAACCTTGTGCGGCTCGGGATTGAAGAGGACGATATCTCAACAATCTTAATGGCTGATTACGGGGTGGACCTTTACGGGAATGCCATCATCGTCAACACCGAGTGGGCCGCCGAAAACGGCGATGCGCTGAAGGGCTTTTTGGCCGCCGTGGCCGCGGGCTGGAAAGATGCGATTGCCGACCCGGCCGCCGCGACAGCGAGCCTGATAGAGCGCAACCCGGCGGCCGATGCCGCGCTGGAGCAGCGCCGGTTGCAACTTTCGATCGACGCCAATGTGGCGACCGACTACGCGATGGAAAGTGGCTTTGGCACCATCGACGAAGACCGGCTGGCCAGCTCGGTAGAGCAGATCAAAACCACCTACGAGTTTGTCAACGAGCCTGATGTGTCGCTCTACTTCACCGAAGAGTATCTGCCCGAGGGCGGGTTTGCGCTGAAGTGA
- a CDS encoding iron-siderophore ABC transporter substrate-binding protein, which translates to MPLKTFLATLALACGLASAAVAQTVYPVEIEHAYGTTVVPEPPLRVATVNWSNQEVPIALGVVPVGMAAANFGDDNGDGVLPWVAQRLAELGGESPVLFDEGDGIDFEAVAATEPDVILAAHSGLSEQDYRILSQIAPTIAYPHMPWTTTWREMIRMNSAGMGMAEEGEALIAELEARIAEAVAAHPILAGKSAIFATHLDPTDLSRIPFYTDNDTRVAFLHDLGLTSPALVNDLSSTGRFAGEVSSEQIDLLNDIDIVVTYGNSGLIDRLGSYMLTSKLPAISRRSIVLLQNDPLGTAAHPSPLSIPYVLEDYVSMLADAAEKAE; encoded by the coding sequence ATGCCGCTCAAGACCTTTCTCGCAACCCTCGCGCTGGCATGCGGCCTTGCGAGCGCTGCGGTGGCGCAAACGGTCTATCCGGTTGAGATCGAGCACGCCTATGGCACCACCGTGGTGCCAGAACCGCCGCTGCGGGTCGCCACGGTCAACTGGTCCAACCAAGAGGTTCCGATCGCCCTCGGCGTGGTGCCGGTCGGCATGGCGGCGGCCAACTTCGGCGACGACAACGGCGATGGTGTCTTGCCCTGGGTCGCCCAAAGACTTGCGGAACTGGGGGGTGAGAGCCCGGTTCTGTTCGATGAGGGCGACGGGATCGACTTCGAGGCGGTCGCGGCCACCGAGCCAGACGTGATCCTCGCCGCCCATTCCGGGCTGTCCGAGCAGGATTACCGGATTCTGAGCCAGATCGCCCCCACCATCGCCTACCCCCACATGCCGTGGACAACGACCTGGCGCGAGATGATCCGGATGAACAGCGCCGGCATGGGCATGGCCGAGGAGGGCGAAGCGCTGATCGCCGAGCTGGAAGCCCGGATCGCCGAGGCGGTTGCCGCCCATCCGATCTTGGCGGGCAAGAGCGCCATCTTCGCCACCCACCTCGACCCGACAGACCTAAGCCGCATCCCGTTCTACACCGACAATGACACCCGCGTCGCCTTCCTCCACGATCTCGGCCTCACCTCCCCGGCCCTGGTCAATGATCTCTCGTCCACCGGGCGTTTTGCTGGTGAGGTCAGTTCCGAGCAGATCGACCTGCTGAACGACATCGATATCGTCGTCACCTACGGCAACAGCGGGCTGATCGACCGGCTTGGCAGCTACATGCTCACCAGCAAACTCCCCGCAATCTCGCGCCGGTCCATCGTCTTGCTGCAAAATGACCCGCTCGGCACCGCCGCCCACCCCTCGCCGCTCTCCATCCCATATGTGCTCGAGGATTACGTGAGCATGCTCGCAGACGCCGCCGAGAAGGCGGAGTAG